The following nucleotide sequence is from Mesobacillus jeotgali.
TTTACAGTACTGCGTGCACATTTTGACCAATGGTTCGCACAGAAAGCTGTCGAACAGGGTGCGTTGTTGATAAATGAAACAGTTGTTACTGAATGTATCGTAGAAAATGGCAAGGTTATAGGGGTGCGTACCGACCGCCCTGATGGAGAAGCATTTGCCGATGTTGTCGTGCTTGCAGATGGTGTAAACTCCCTGCTCTCCAAGCAGCTTGGCTTCCACAGGGAATTCCGTCCTGATGAAGTTGCCCTGACGGTTATGGAAGTAATCAATCTGCCGAAGGACAAAATAAATGAACGCTTCAATCTTGAAGGAAATCACGGAACTACGATTGAGATTTTCGGTGATTCAACACAAGGCAATCTTGGTACCGCCTTCCTTTATACTAACAAGGAAAGCTTGAACATCGGTGTAGGAACTACACTTTCAAGCATGATCAAAGCTAAATTGAAGCCATATGAGCTGCTTGATTACCTGAAAAAACATCCAATGGTTCGTCCTTATCTAGAGGGAGGGGAATCGGCAGAGTACCTGGCCCACTTAATCCCTGAAGGGGGATTCAATTCCGTGCCAAGGGTTGCCGGAAACGGTGTGCTTGTAGTAGGAGATGCTGCCCAGCTGGTAAATGCCATTCACCGTGAGGGCTCAAACATGGCGATGGCTTCAGGGCAAATGGCAGCAGAAGCCATCGTAGAAGCCAAAAATGATGGCGACTTCAGCGAGAACAGCCTGAACCGCTATAAGGAAGCATTGTTCGGCAGCTTCATTATTAAAGACCTTGAAAAATATAAGGATGCTGCACATACCTTTGAGACATACCCGCAATATTTCAAGGAATATCTGCCAATGATGAACAAAGCAATGAGCAAGTTCTTCACAGTAGATGGAACACCTAAGAGAGAAAAACAAAAGGAAATCATGCGCAGCGTGACGGCTGAAAAAGGAACCTTTAAAGTAATGCAAGACATCTATCGTGCCTGGAAGGCGGTGAAATAATGTCAACGACAAACATCGAGGAAAAACAATTTCTTTTAAGGTTTAAGTGTGACACGAAATCACATCTGACAGTTTTGGACCATGACGTCTGCATGACGCAGTGCCCTGACAAACTCTGTACCGTATTTTGCCCGGCTGAAGTATACAAGTGGGAAGGGAAAAGGATGCAGGTAGGCTATGAAGGCTGTCATGAATGCGGCAGCTGCCGGATCGGCTGCCCTTACCAGAATATCAAATGGGAATATCCAAAAGGCGGACACGGAATCGTATTCAGGCTAGCCTGATTTGTTTGGTTAACATGAAAAGACCGGCGGACAAATCGTTCGCCGGTCTTTTTGTTGTGTAAGCTTGTCTAATAAATGAGGAGAATGGAAGGATAAATAAATGATACATGGACTGTGAGAAGGAAAAGGAATAAAAAACAAACTGATATAGATAAAGGAATATGTACTCAACAAGCTGGCCATCAACAATTGTTCTATATTCATCATATGTAAGTTAATTCACAAATGGGTTCAAAAAAAGGTGGAGCTTTTAAGTGAGGGATTTGAAAGAGGGGTTAACTGATTTTTTCTTGCTGGCGTAATGCGTGAAGCTGGTCACTGCGGATCTCTTTTTCTATCTTCCGCGCTGCCTCTACAGCATCATCAAACCGGTCATACAGAGTTGATTCATAAACTGGTTTGTCAGCATCATAGATTCCGGATGAGTCTGATTTGTATATAGTTACGTTCCAATGATAGAATTCACGGTCATTGTCTTGATGTCCCTGAAGTCCAATTATTAAGTGGGTATGCAGTACATCAGGCTGGATTTCGAGGAACGCCTTCTTGTCGCTAAGCCCTGCTGGCACAAGTGACTTTTGATAAAAATCCCGGTACGAATTATTCTGCAAGGTGAAATCACTCCTTTTCCATTAAGCTATAACTTTATTATATGTAAGGATTTATAATATTTGAAGGCGAATTGTTAAAATTTTTTGAAATTTTAACAAAGTGTCATTTTTCCTTCACATTTTCTTAAATAAATCAAAATTGTGATGCCTATCACAACTGAGACTTCAATTGCTTTTTATAATCAAATTATAAGAGATATAGGAGGCCGATTGATATGACAGGTTGTATGAGCGGTATAAACCAAGATTCAAGTTTTACATTAAGTGCAGGTCTTCAGCAATTAAAAAATGAACATCCCCCCTTATTGGATATGCTGGCAAACCTTTTGGATATTTCATTGAAAATTGAGGAAGGGGGGCAGATGGAGGAGAATTTCTCAAGGTTGAGAGAGCTGGTCATTGAGTTTCTTGCTGAGCTTGAGCCGCATTCTGAGCGTGAAGAAGGCGTATTATTTGAAATGATGGCTGTTTATATCGGAAGGGAAATGGGGCCGATTGCGGTTATGGAATATGAACATGATCAGGCAAAACGATTCATTGGAACCTTCCTCCATAACACAAAGGATGGCACGACAGGTTTTACAAGTGAGAAAATGATTGAAAACGCCCAGATGATTAAAAATGCAAATTACACTTTAGTGAGCCATTTTGCTAAAGAAGAAAGCATTCTTTTCCCAATGGCAGAGAATATGTTCAGTGAGGAAGAAAAGCAGGAACTGGCAGCGCGTATAAAATTGATCTAATAGGGATAAAAAAGCGCATGCTTCAGTCAGCACCGGCGCTGGACTATGTGAAAAATAATTTAAAAAGGGTGAAGCCGTCGCGGCTTCACCCTTTTTGTAGTGCGCCCGGCATGGGTGCAATCTATAGGGTGCAAGTCCCGAGCCACGAAGGCAGTAGTAGTGGTTAGCTTAACGCAAGGGTGTCCGCGGCGACGCGGAATCTGAAGGAAGCGAGCGGCAAACCTCCGGTCTGAGGAACACGAACTTCATACAAGGCTAGGTACCATTGGATGAGTTTGCTACACAAAACAAAGTCCTTACTGCCGAAGGTGGTACAGAGTAAATGAAGCAGATAGATGGAGGGAAAGATTGTACTCTTACCCGGGGAGGTCTGGTTGAAACGCCAAGTACACTTGGTAACCTATTTAGCAATAAATAGCTGAACAACCAGAAGTCAGCAGAGGTCATAGTACCTTACCGACTCGAGACGGTAGGGGAAGGACTGAACAATTAGGAAGAACGAGAACTAGGTATACAATTCCTGTGTAGAAGCAGACAATCCGAAAGGACTTACTTGAAGGAGGACGTGGTGAATTCCACAGGGGACTTCAGGAGGGTGGAGCAGGAATAACATAATTAGACTTCTACGTTCACGTCGAAAGGAAATATCACATGTTAATGGATCTGATTCTGTCACGGGAAAACTTAATAGAAGCACTTAAACGTGTGGAGAAGAACAAAGGGAGTCACGGCATAGATGGAATGTCCGTAAAATCCCTACGAAGATATCTCTATGAAAACTGGGACACCCTTTGTGATTCTTTAAGGAAAGGTACCTATCAACCTAACCCAGTCCGTCGAGTCGAAATCCCGAAACCGACCGGAGGAGTTAGATTACTAGGAATACCTACCGTGACAGACCGGTTCGTTCAACAGGCTATCGCTCAAGTTTTAACCCCGCTCTTTGACCCAACCTTCTCAGAACATAGTTATGGGTTCAGGCCAAATCGAAGAGGCCATGACGCTGTTCGTAAAGCAAGGGGATATATAAGCGAAGGTTTCAGATGGGTGATAGACATGGACTTGGAGAAGTTCTTTGACAAAGTGAATCATGATAAGTTGATGGGGATATTGGCAAGCAGAATCCAAGACCGATTGGTCTTGAAATTAATACGGAAATATCTCCAAGCAGGAATCATGATAAATGGTGTAGTCTACGATGCAGAAGAAGGAACACCACAAGGAGGTCCACTGAGCCCTCTTCTTTCGAATATCCTTTTGGATAAGCTTGATAAAGAGTTAGAAAGGAGAGGGCACAAGTTTGTCCGCTACGCCGATGATTGTAATATCTACATGAAATCGAAGAAAGCTGGAGAACGAGTGATGAACTCGATTACATGCTTCATCGAGCAGAAATTAAAGCTCAAAGTAAATAGAGAGAAATCAGCGGTTGACCGCCCGTGGAAACGAAAGTTCCTTGGCTTTAGCTTTACGGTTAATAAGAAACCGAAGGTTCGAATAGCCAATGAAAGTATTAAAAGGCTTAAAGCCAAAATACGAGAGCTAACCTCCCGTTCTAAACCAACCCCTATGGAAGTTAGAATTGAGAAACTGAATCAATATCTAACGGGATGGTGTGGATATTTTGCATTGGCTGATACACCAAGTAAATTCAAAGAATTTGATGAGTGGATTAGAAGAAGACTTCGTATGATTGAATGGAAACAATGGAAGAACCCCAAGACAAGAGTAAGAAAGCTCAAAAGTCTAGGCGTTCCTGATCAAAAGGCATACGAATGGGGAAACTCCAGAAAGAAATACTGGAGAATAGCCTCTAGTCCAATTCTACACAAAACCCTCGATAACTCTTACTGGAGTAATCGAGGGCTCAAAAGTCTATATCAAAGATATGAATTTCTACGTCAAACTTAATTGAACCGCCGTATACCGAACGGTACGTACGGTGGTGTGAGAGGTCGGGGGTTAGTCACCCCCTCCTACTCGATTATAATTAAGCTTCTGTAATCGTAACAAGCTTAATGTCTTTTGTATCGAATCTATAAAAAACATTATCCTCTCCAGTGAACTCGATCATCCCTTCTTGATCTTTCGCATCCTGGATGGCTTCTGAAATGTTTTCTACCTCGATTGGTCGTGAAACTTGAAAATCTTTTTCAAAAAAATAGTTAATCTTAAATTTAGACATGTTGTTCTCCCTTCTTTTTATCCTCACTTTCTTTTTTTCCTTAACAGGAGTATGTCTAAACATGAATATGCAAATGGAATATTTTAATTTTCATTCTCGAGCTTAATTGTTCCATTCCGCCAGTTTTTCATCGGAAGGAAGGAACATAGTCAGAATTCCCAGAAGGGGCAGGAATCCGACACAGATGATCATCAGAGGCAATCCGATCAAGTCAGCAAGGTATCCTAATCCGACAGAACCGATGGCCCCCATACCGAATGCGAGACCTACTGTCAGGCCAGCCATCGTACCGATTTTGCCCGGAACGAGCTCCTGTGCATATACAACAGTTACTGAAAAGCTCGACATCAGAATAAAGCCGCTTACCGTCAGCAGAGCAAACGCAATAGTATATGGCATAAATGGAATGATTGCGGACAATGGAGCAGTAGCAATCATCGATAAAAATATGATGTTTTTCTTTCCAAATCGGTCTGCCAGCGGACCGCCGAAAAATGTGCCGAATGCACCGGCAACAAGGAACGCAAACAGGAATATTTGTGCCTCCCTGATCGAAAGGCCATATTTCTCGATTGCATAAAACGCGTAAAAATTCGTCATCCCTGAAATATACCAGGACCGGGCAAAAATCAAAAATAGAATCAAAACGAGTGCCATTTTAATGTTTTTTGAGATTCCCTTGCTGACCTGTACGCTTGCTTTCTTGGCTTTGGCGGCTAATTTTTCATAATCCAATTTACGGCTGTACCAGGCTGCGATATATAAGAGCAGACCAACAGCAATTGCTGCAACTAACGTAAACCAAATTGCTCCGAATTGACCGAGCGGTACGAGGATGAGCGCAGTAATCAGCGGGGCAAGTGCCTGCCCGGAATTGCCGCCGACCTGGTATATGGACTGTGCCAATCCCCTGCGCGGGCCGGCTGCCATATAGGCTACACGGGAGCCTTCTGGATGGAAAACAGCTGACCCAAGTCCTATGAATAAAACGGAAAGAATAACAAATTCAAAACTTGAAGCGAATGCAAGGCCAAGAACACCGAACATTGTCGAGGTCAAACCCAGCGGCAGGGCATAAGGCATTGGCTTTTTGTCAGTTGCCATTCCAATCAAGGGCTGAAGGATGGAGGAGACAATATTCAAAGAAAAGGCGATCATCCCTAATTGGGTAAATGAAAGCCCCATAGATTTTTCAAGGATCGGGAACATCGCTGGAATAACAGATTGAATAGAATCATTAAGTAAATGTACTAATCCGATGATGAAGAGTATTTTATATGCTGTATCGTTTTGGTTCTGCGGTTTTGCTCTAACGGCGGCAGCTGATTGGCTCATGAATGTCTCCTACTGAAATTATTTCGGTTTCCTACATATCATTTTACAAAAAAAGTCACAAGATAAAAATAGCTTTTCTGCCGAAAAATATGTTCTAATATAATTTAGAAAATACAGATTATTTATAAGGGGGAACTTTTGAATGGAAAAAGCCGTGAGTTCATTGATGAACCAGGAGATTTTAAATGATTTTCTGGATCGGTTTAATCTGGAGAGGGAAGTAAAAAAACTGGGTGATTTTGAGAACTATGTTTTTGAAACATATAGAAATGGCCATCCATATATCATGCGGCTCACACACAGTTCCCACCGGAGCAAGGATGAGGTTTTAGCCGAACTGGACTGGATGAGGCATCTAAACAACGAAGGTCTGTCGGTTCCGGAAGTTTTCCCCTCCAAAAACGGGCTTCTTGCAGAAGAAATTCTGGCAGAAGATAGAAGTGAATTCTATGGTTGTTTATTTGCTAAAGCGCCAGGAGCTGCAGTCAGTGTGCGGTCAGAAAAATTCAATGAAGAACTGTTCAAAAAATGGGGGGAAACGACAGCAAGGATGCATCATGCCACAAAATCCTATAAGCCATCTGAAGGCATAAAAGCACGCAGCAGCTGGGATGAGGACGAACTTTTGTCAGTTGAAAAATATTATCCTTCTGACGAGAGGGAATTAGTAGAAAACGCGAAAGAAGTGATTGCAGAGATTTCCGCTCTTCCAAAAAATATAGATAATTACGGTGTCATCCATACTGACATCCATTCAGGGAACTTTTTTTATGATGGAGAACAGATTCATGTTTTTGATTTTGATGATGCGAGTTACCATTGGTTCGCCTCAGATATCGCAATTCCTTTGTACTATTCAATCATATATCGAATCCCTGCTGGCGAGGAAGAAGCACGAAATCGCTTCGGCCAGATGTTTCTTGATGCGTTTATAAAAGGATACCAAAAAGCGAACGATTTGCCCGAAGGCTGGAAGGAACAAGTTCCGTTGTTCCTGATGCTTCGCGATATTGTCCTGTATTCAGTCCTGCACAAAAAAATCGCTCCAGAGGATAGGGACGAAAAATTGAAAGTTATGATGGATGAAATCGCAGTCAGGATCAGGAATAAACAGCCGATTATAAATATTAAAAACTAAAAGGAAAACACCAGAGCAAATTGCTTCTGGTGTTTTCGTCAATTTACCAGCCGCGGCTGGCACCGCCTCCTCCGGAAGATCCGCCTCCTCCTCCTCGAGGTCCTCCGCCACCGCCGCCTCTCGATATAATCGATAGCAGCAAGTAGGTTAGGGTCCCGCCGAAGAACATAAAATCCAGGACAATGACGCCGATAACGATTATGACGAGCAGCCATGATGGTATTGGCAAGTCTTGCTGCTGAACATCACGCGGTGCACTGCCGAATTCATTTGTACCTGATACCTCGTTAGCAAGCGCCTGATACGTATTCATGACAGCAAGGTTAGGCTGGCCATTTTGTAAATGTGGAATCGCATATTCATCAAGGATTCGTCCGGATTTGCCATCAGGGATGATTCCTTCTAGTCCATATCCGACTTCAATCCTGATTTTCTTTTCCTGCATGGCTATCACTAGCAGCACGCCGTTATCATTTTCTTTCGTTCCAAGCCCAAATTTTCTGTAAGCTTCGACTGAGTATTCCTCAATGCTTGACTCGCCGATCGAGTCTACAGTAAGGACAGCAATCTGAGAAGTAGTCTGATCATCAATCGACCTTCCGATATTTTTTAACTGTATTTCCTCGTTCTCGCTTAAAACATTGGCGAAATCCTGGACATATATATCCCCAACTGGTGCAGGTATCTCATTTGGTGCGGCGATTGCCCCGGTAGGAAGCAGCAATAGCAGGATGCCAAGTATTGCCACCAGGCCAGGGAATCTATTTATGCTCATCCTCAGCCTCCAAAGTCAACCTCAGGGGCTTCCTGTGCCCGAGGGTCCGCCTGGAAGTATTCCTTTTCGTCGAAACCTGTTATGTTAGCGATGATGGCACCTGGGAATTGCTTTACTTTCCGGTTATAAACGGATACCTGATCATTGTAATCCTTTCTTGCCACAGCCAGTCTATTTTCCGTACCGGCAAGCTCATCCATTAATTGGGTGAACTGCCTGTCCGCTTTCAGGTTTGGGTAGTTTTCCACAACGACAAGCAAGCGGCTTAAGGCACCGGACAATTCGGCATTAGCAGTTGCCTGCTCTTCCGGCGTATTCGCTCCCGCTAATCTAGCACGAGCATCTGAGATGGATTGGATGACTTCTTTTTCATGAGCTGCATACCCCTTGACCGAATTGACAAGGTTTGGGATGAGGTCAAGTCTCCGCTGAAGCTGGTTCTCTACCTGGGCATATGCCTGGTTGACATTCTCTTCCTCGGCAACGAAGTTATTATAGCTGCCAACTCCCATCATGATGAAAATTCCTAGTAAGACTAATAAACCAATGACAATTCCTAATCCTTTTTTCACTCTAGCCACTCCTAATTCTTAGTTGTTTGGTGATGCCCGTATTTTTCCCTCATTTGTGAGGGTTTTAAACTTAATAGAATTGATACTCTCTTGCCACGGAAACTTACCTCCTTATCTTTCCACTTGAAATCCTTCATTTTATTATTGGAAACCCTGTTGATTGTAGTGGAAGGCGCGTAGACTCCTCCGAAAATGCTAACGCATTTCCCTCGTGCGTGGGCAGGTTCGAGGAAGCTGAATCAATGTCCTGCAGGATCAGCTGGACAGTTGAGACCCCGCAGGAGCTTGCTCCGAGGAGGCTCACCGCCAGCCCTGCGGAAAGCGAAACGCCTGGAACGAAAATCAACAGTCTTGTTTAAGGACTTTATTTAGTTTTTCATATAAAATTAAGGGAAATACTGATAAAAACAACGAATTCAGATATACTCTAGTTATGGATTAGTCGATTGAGGTAAAGGAATGAAATTGTATGAAAAATGAGACAGAAAAATCTTTGAAATTATTCATTGTATTATCCAGAGCGTACAGGGCTGTCAATGAAAAGGTGAACAAGGTCATCCAAAGAAATGGACTGAACCCGACTGAATTTGCTGTTTTAGAGCTTTTATACCACAAAGGCGAACAGCCATTGCAGCAAATAGGGGGAAAGATTCTTCTGGCAAGCGGCAGTATCACCTATGTAGTTGATAAACTTGAAGAAAAAGGCTATTTAAACAGAGTAGCCTGTCCTAAAGATCGAAGAGTCACTTATGCGAAAATTTCTGAAGATGGAAGAAAACTAATAGAAGAAATTTTTCCTGAACACAGCGCGTTGATCCACGAACTGATGGACAGCCTGAATGATGATGAAAAAGACACAGCGATTGAGTTGCTAAAAAAGCTGGGCCTATCTGTAAGCAAATATTAAAAAACGGCAAATGCCGTTTTTTTATTGTTTTCTTCTGAAAAATTTATCTAAAGAGCAGTTATAAAAAGGGAAAAAGGGAATATCCGTAGAATAGGAAAGGGATGGGGATAATACATCCCTTATAAAGAAAAAGGGGGCAATACCGTGAAATATGAGCAATATACATATACCCGCCCGAATTTGGATGAAGTCACTGCTAAATTCGATAAACTTCTCGAACAATTCAAAAATGCAGGCTCTGTTGAGGAGCAAAGCACGGCAATGAATGGCATCAATAATTTGCGCAATGATGTCGGCACAATGTTCAATCTTTGCTATATCCGCCATTCTATCGATACCGAAGATGAGTTCTATAAGCAAGAACAGGATTTCCTGGATGAACTGGCTCCACAGGTAGAGGGCTTGGTGACAAAGTATTATGAAGCACTTGTTTCGTCTTCTTTCCGTGATGAACTCGAAGCCAAATGGGGAAGTCAGCTTTTCGCTTTGGCCGATGCACAGTTAAAACAGTTTTCACCGGAAATCGTTCCATTGATGCAGAAGGAAAACAAGCTTTCCACTGAATATACAAAGCTTGTTGCTTCAGCGAAAATCATGTTCGAAGGGGAAGAGAGGACTCTTGCACAGCTTGATCCTTTTACAGAGTCTAAAGACCGTGAAACAAGAAAGAAAGCAAGTGAAGCTAAATTTGCATTCTTTTCCGAGCATGGAGAAGAGTTCGATCGGATTTATGATGAGCTTGTTAAAGTGAGAACTGGGATGGCCCATAAACTTGGCTACAGTAACTTTGTAGAGCTTGCTTACTATCGCATGTTCCGTACTGACTATGACAGCAGCATGGTAGCAGCATTCAGGGACCAGGTTCATAAATACATCGTTCGGGTCGCTTCGAAGCTTAAGGAACGTCAAAAGAATCGTATAGGTGTCGGGGAATTAAAGTACTATGATGAGCCATTCGATTTCAAAACCGGTAATGCGGCTCCAAAAGGAAGTCCTGACTGGATCATTGAAAATGGACAGAAAATGTATAATGAGCTATCTCCTCAGACAGGCGAATTCTTCCGTTACATGAATGAAAACAATCTGATGGACCTGGTTGCAAAGAAAGGTAAAGCAGGCGGAGGCTATTGCACATATATTGAAAACTATAAGTCACCATTCATATTCTCGAACTTTAACGGCACCTCAGGCGATATTGATGTGCTGACACATGAAGCGGGCCATGCCTTCCAGGTATATTCAAGCCGTCATTTTGAAATTCCGGAATATAACTGGCCTACCTATGAGGCTTGTGAAATCCACTCGATGAGCATGGAGTTCTTCACATGGCCATGGATGGAACTATTCTTCAAAGAGGATACCGATAAATATAAATTCTCGCATCTAAGCAGTGCGCTGCTATTCTTGCCATACGGAGTTTCTGTTGACGAATTCCAGCACTGGGTCTATGAAAATCCTGAGGCTACCCCTGCAGAAAGAAAGCAGCAATGGCGTGAGATCGAGAAGAAGTATTTACCGCATAAAGACTATGATGGAAACACTTATTTAGAAGAAGGCGGATTCTGGCAGCGACAGGGCCATATCTATAATTCACCTTTCTACTATATCGATTACACGCTTGCGCAGATTTGTGCATTCCAATTCTGGAAGCGTTCAAGAGAAAATCAGTCCGAAGCATGGAATGATTATGCTAACCTCTGCAAGCTGGGAGGAAGCATGGCTTTCACTGACCTAGTCAAGGAAGCGAATCTGATTTCACCATTCGAAGAGGGCTGCGTCCAGTCAGTAATTGGCGAAATCGAGAGCTGGCTTGATTCAGTTGACGATAGCAAGCTGTAAAAAATAGTGGCACTTACAGTCTGCAGACAAACGATGAAAATCGGTTTGTCTGCAGTTTTTTATTTTTATTGATTGTGGATTTGTTATCATACGAGGAACGGTACCCTTATGAGTGTGGAAATACTATTATAAGAATATCTTTCAAATTTAAAATTAATAAAAGCCCGCATCCTCATGCGGGCTTCATCACTATAAGCTGCGTTCTTTTTTTACCTGTCTGAAGAAAAACACCTCATAAATAACAGGAATCAGAATCAACGTTAATAGAGTGGAGGAGGTGAGTCCTCCAATTACGGTTACTGCCAGCCCTTTTGAAATCAGGGTGCCAGATGAAGTAGTGAGCGCTAATGGAATCAATGCAGCGATCGTCGCAAAGGCCGTCATCAGGATTGGCCGCAGCCTGGTGATTCCTGCTTCAACAAGCGCCTCGCGGATAGGCATTCCTTTCTCTGTCCGGTTCTGGCCAATCCGGTCAACCATGACGATCGCATTGGTTGTAACAATCCCAATTAGCATCAGCAATCCGATCATGACGCTAACTGACATCGGCTCATCTGCAATCCATAGTCCGAGGAGGGAGCCGATTGGGACGAAAATCAAGGATGACAGGATTATGAAAGGGATCCTTGCCTGACCGAATGTGATCAGCATGGTCAAATAGACAAGTCCGATGGCCACAATCATTGCAATTCCCAATTGTGTGAACGTTTCAACTGTCTCATCACTGCCGCCCCCGCCTTCAAGGGAAACACTATCAGGCAGTTCAATATCATTTTGGACACCATCAATAACGGCATTCGATACTGCTCTAATGTCATTTGAATCAATTTGTGCTGAAACGCGGGCGAATATCTTGCCATCTAATTTCTGGATCGAGGTAAATGCCTCCGTTTCAGTGATACGGGCGATTTCGGTGATCGGAACCGGCCCTTGTTGAGTGAAGATCATGGTATTCTTGAGATCCTCTATGGTTTCGGATTTTTCATTGTAGGTAATGGAAACACGGCGGTCTTCACCGCCCAGTTTCATTAAACCAGCATCAACAGGCTTCGTTTTATCAGTTATGGTACCAAGAACCTGGAATCCGGAAACCCCTAATTGAGCAGATTTTTCTGGGTCGATATCTACAATAACTTGCTTTTGTTTCTCGGAAAAATTGTTGGATACATATTTTAGGTCTTCCTGCTTCATCATGTAATCTTCTACCCTGGCAGCCGCGTCCTGTAAGACAGCCAAATCAGTAGAGTACAAGTCAATGTTGACATTATTATTGGATGGCGGACCACCTGTGGATTGTTCCTGGATACCGATTTTTGCATCTGGCTCTATTGATAGAACGATATCTTCCATTTCTTTTTCTAGCTCAGGTATAAACTCGGAAACACTTACGCCATCTCCCAGACTGATAAAATAGTTCGCCTGGTTTTGTCGTTTGAGACCGGTCTGGAAGTCCCGACTGCCGATTCCAACGGTCACATCATTAATTTCCTTTTGTTCTGCGAACATATTCTCGACCTTCAAAGATACTTCATTCGTTTTATCAAGCGAAGTAGAAGATGGCAGCTGGAAAGTAGCGACCAGCAGCTTTTGCTCCTCGTTAGGAATGAACGTGAAACCAAGACCTTTGACAAGGAATCCTGAACCCGCAAGCAGGGCAA
It contains:
- a CDS encoding FAD-dependent oxidoreductase, which encodes MSEKFDVIVVGAGPAGTSCAYNCAKNGLKVLLIERGEYPGSKNVMGGVLYRKQMEDIIPEFWREAPLERPVVEQRFWMMDKESVVQFGYKGLEWAVEPYNNFTVLRAHFDQWFAQKAVEQGALLINETVVTECIVENGKVIGVRTDRPDGEAFADVVVLADGVNSLLSKQLGFHREFRPDEVALTVMEVINLPKDKINERFNLEGNHGTTIEIFGDSTQGNLGTAFLYTNKESLNIGVGTTLSSMIKAKLKPYELLDYLKKHPMVRPYLEGGESAEYLAHLIPEGGFNSVPRVAGNGVLVVGDAAQLVNAIHREGSNMAMASGQMAAEAIVEAKNDGDFSENSLNRYKEALFGSFIIKDLEKYKDAAHTFETYPQYFKEYLPMMNKAMSKFFTVDGTPKREKQKEIMRSVTAEKGTFKVMQDIYRAWKAVK
- a CDS encoding hemerythrin domain-containing protein, coding for MTGCMSGINQDSSFTLSAGLQQLKNEHPPLLDMLANLLDISLKIEEGGQMEENFSRLRELVIEFLAELEPHSEREEGVLFEMMAVYIGREMGPIAVMEYEHDQAKRFIGTFLHNTKDGTTGFTSEKMIENAQMIKNANYTLVSHFAKEESILFPMAENMFSEEEKQELAARIKLI
- the ltrA gene encoding group II intron reverse transcriptase/maturase, producing the protein MLMDLILSRENLIEALKRVEKNKGSHGIDGMSVKSLRRYLYENWDTLCDSLRKGTYQPNPVRRVEIPKPTGGVRLLGIPTVTDRFVQQAIAQVLTPLFDPTFSEHSYGFRPNRRGHDAVRKARGYISEGFRWVIDMDLEKFFDKVNHDKLMGILASRIQDRLVLKLIRKYLQAGIMINGVVYDAEEGTPQGGPLSPLLSNILLDKLDKELERRGHKFVRYADDCNIYMKSKKAGERVMNSITCFIEQKLKLKVNREKSAVDRPWKRKFLGFSFTVNKKPKVRIANESIKRLKAKIRELTSRSKPTPMEVRIEKLNQYLTGWCGYFALADTPSKFKEFDEWIRRRLRMIEWKQWKNPKTRVRKLKSLGVPDQKAYEWGNSRKKYWRIASSPILHKTLDNSYWSNRGLKSLYQRYEFLRQT
- a CDS encoding LemA family protein, which produces MKKGLGIVIGLLVLLGIFIMMGVGSYNNFVAEEENVNQAYAQVENQLQRRLDLIPNLVNSVKGYAAHEKEVIQSISDARARLAGANTPEEQATANAELSGALSRLLVVVENYPNLKADRQFTQLMDELAGTENRLAVARKDYNDQVSVYNRKVKQFPGAIIANITGFDEKEYFQADPRAQEAPEVDFGG
- a CDS encoding phosphotransferase enzyme family protein — its product is MEKAVSSLMNQEILNDFLDRFNLEREVKKLGDFENYVFETYRNGHPYIMRLTHSSHRSKDEVLAELDWMRHLNNEGLSVPEVFPSKNGLLAEEILAEDRSEFYGCLFAKAPGAAVSVRSEKFNEELFKKWGETTARMHHATKSYKPSEGIKARSSWDEDELLSVEKYYPSDERELVENAKEVIAEISALPKNIDNYGVIHTDIHSGNFFYDGEQIHVFDFDDASYHWFASDIAIPLYYSIIYRIPAGEEEARNRFGQMFLDAFIKGYQKANDLPEGWKEQVPLFLMLRDIVLYSVLHKKIAPEDRDEKLKVMMDEIAVRIRNKQPIINIKN
- a CDS encoding MFS transporter, coding for MSQSAAAVRAKPQNQNDTAYKILFIIGLVHLLNDSIQSVIPAMFPILEKSMGLSFTQLGMIAFSLNIVSSILQPLIGMATDKKPMPYALPLGLTSTMFGVLGLAFASSFEFVILSVLFIGLGSAVFHPEGSRVAYMAAGPRRGLAQSIYQVGGNSGQALAPLITALILVPLGQFGAIWFTLVAAIAVGLLLYIAAWYSRKLDYEKLAAKAKKASVQVSKGISKNIKMALVLILFLIFARSWYISGMTNFYAFYAIEKYGLSIREAQIFLFAFLVAGAFGTFFGGPLADRFGKKNIIFLSMIATAPLSAIIPFMPYTIAFALLTVSGFILMSSFSVTVVYAQELVPGKIGTMAGLTVGLAFGMGAIGSVGLGYLADLIGLPLMIICVGFLPLLGILTMFLPSDEKLAEWNN
- a CDS encoding TPM domain-containing protein, giving the protein MSINRFPGLVAILGILLLLLPTGAIAAPNEIPAPVGDIYVQDFANVLSENEEIQLKNIGRSIDDQTTSQIAVLTVDSIGESSIEEYSVEAYRKFGLGTKENDNGVLLVIAMQEKKIRIEVGYGLEGIIPDGKSGRILDEYAIPHLQNGQPNLAVMNTYQALANEVSGTNEFGSAPRDVQQQDLPIPSWLLVIIVIGVIVLDFMFFGGTLTYLLLSIISRGGGGGGPRGGGGGSSGGGGASRGW
- a CDS encoding MarR family winged helix-turn-helix transcriptional regulator; the protein is MKNETEKSLKLFIVLSRAYRAVNEKVNKVIQRNGLNPTEFAVLELLYHKGEQPLQQIGGKILLASGSITYVVDKLEEKGYLNRVACPKDRRVTYAKISEDGRKLIEEIFPEHSALIHELMDSLNDDEKDTAIELLKKLGLSVSKY
- a CDS encoding ferredoxin family protein yields the protein MSTTNIEEKQFLLRFKCDTKSHLTVLDHDVCMTQCPDKLCTVFCPAEVYKWEGKRMQVGYEGCHECGSCRIGCPYQNIKWEYPKGGHGIVFRLA